The Hemibagrus wyckioides isolate EC202008001 linkage group LG26, SWU_Hwy_1.0, whole genome shotgun sequence DNA window acacaaccttgaggagctccagtgctgagggtgatggaggatgaGGTGTGTTTGCCCATCCGTACGGCTTGTGGTCTGTCCGTCAGGAAGTTGGAAATCCACTGGCACAGCGGTGTGCTGAGACCTAGGACCTCCAACTTAGAGGTGAGCGTGGAAGGAATTATGGTGTtgaacactgaactgtagtCCACAAACAGCGTTTTTACATAATTCCCTTTTCTGCAGTCCAGGTGGCTTGTtgttgtgtgaaggaggtgtgaaatGGCATCCTCAGTGGAGCGGTTTTGCCTGTACACAAACTGTAgcggatccagtgtgtctggtagtgatgCAGTTATGAAGTCTCTGAGCAatctttcaaagcacttcatcactactgaagtcagggctacagggcggTAGTCGTTGAGGCTGGGGTTTCtttgggacaggaacaatggtggactgtAGACAgtttcagggagaggttgaagatctcTGTGAACAccggtgctagctggtcagcgcacGCTTTCAGAACCCGACTTTTCACCCTTctgtcctgtttgcatgcatatgtcactttacattacactttatattgatcctgtttacatgtaactttaatatttgcactcactgtcaacactattcttttgcacagagtcggtctatatgtcctgtttgtctgcactgtgttgtcttgtcatcctgtgcacttctgttgtgtGTCTAGTTTACTAAAGATTGcgccttaagtatagtttagctttaattctatgtttagctctatgtttgtctgtcacctgtactttgtctttgttatgtgcaacacctttggtctaggaggaacgttgtttcatttcactgtgtactgcatcagctatatatagttgaagtgacaataaagcttctttgactttgatttgACTTTGACCAAATATGAGGATCTCAAGGAGGTCTTAAGCAAAACCAATGCCAGTGGTCTCCCCTGCAAGGACCCTATGACTGTGCCATAAACTGCTGCCTGGCACATCAGCTCCATCTGGTTGAGCATATCCCTTGTTATCAGCCAGGCAATGGGCTATGGAGGAGTACATTCAGGAGGAGATCCAGGAGGGCTACATCTGGCCCTCCTTGTGAAGAAAAAAGATCAGTGCCCCTATGGCCCTTGAGCAACTGAAAATGGCACTAAACTCATACCCCATAGCCCCCTGATCCACATCCACAAAGGGGATGAGTGGTGTTACACCTGGCTCAAAGATGTAACATTAAGGGAAATGACATAGTGGAATAACTTTaaacataatatttattataacaaaaattAACCAAAACATAATCAGGACATAAGTAGGTAAATTAAATCAAAATGCAAAAGAATACAAAGCAAAACATAACGCCACAAAATTGGAGCGCAGCTCTGGCAAGCTGCTCAAGCAACAGTGGAGCAGCCCTCGAAGAACTCACACCAtagttaaacacacactttgATGAGCATCAGGTGCACTCAAGTCATGCCCCAATCACCAAAACCTGCAACAGAAACAAGAAACCAAAACACCCAAACCAACACAACTCAACCCTAACACACCCCCTTAAAAAAATCCCACATCAAAATAATGATACTAAATtataacatacatacatagaggTAGGTCAACTCACATCAATTGAAGACAGAAACACCATTTTCTCACTCCACCACAGGGGCATGCGACAGGGTGTCTGCTAACACATTTTCAACTCCCTTTTAATTGTCAAATTTTAAGGCTGTAAGAAAAGTATCCATCGCATTAAGCGTTGACTTGGACTATgtaatgaatgaaggaatgtcAAAGGATTATGATCTGAATATATGACAACTGGGGACCCTCCCCCCACATACACATCAAAATGTTGAAGTGCCCAGATCAGTGCCAACGTTTCCTTCTCAATAACAGAATTCAATTGACAGGAATTAAACTTGCATGAGAAATAACTAATTGGCTGACCAATACCACCAGAATGAGTCTAGAGAAGAACAGGGAACTCCTGCTCCCACCTGACTGGTGTCAACCTGAATCTCAAACAGAAGACCATTTTGGGGAGCTGCTAACACAGGAGCAGCAGTCAACAACAACTTCACATTCTCAAATGCCTTTTGACAATGTGGGGTCCACTCAAATTTAGCAGAGTTCTTTAAAAGATTAGTCAATGGACAGATGACCGATGAAAAATTGGAACAAAAACTGCGATAGTAACTGGCCATCCCAATAAACCTCATGAGCTCTTTTTTAATTACAAGGGGTGGGGAAATTATCTATCATGCTTATTTTAGCATGCAAAGGGTGCACCACCCCTTGGCCCACCTCTTTTCCCAAATAAGAAACCGTTGCCTGTGCAAAATCACATTTAGCCAAGTTCACCGTCAAATTTGCCCCCACTAAACATCGAAATAAATCTCATACCCGTGTGACGTGCTGATCCCAGCTATCACTGTAAACTATAGAATCGTCCAAATAGACCGCACAGCCTTCTAAACCAGAGACTACACGATTCATTAATCTTTGAAATGTAGCTGGAGGTATACAGCATGCTGTGCAGTGATCTTCCCGAGGCAGCTCTTGAGCTATTGCGATGCAGCTGGAACCGATGACCATGtcaaaataataacataaaatgtaTTAAGAGCATTTCTTACCTTTGGTTAAAGCAtcccgtgtctgtgtgtgtgtgtgtatgtgtgtgtgtgtgtgtgtgtgtgtttttaaatgattccCTTCTGATAATAAAccacattgaactcaaattcactgattcataatacatttattgcatgctttaacagttgactttaacagtaacattttcaatattttaaatttttatctTAGTAATGATACATTATCACCTGATAAATGGATATTTACTGTCCTGCATTATtaacagtttgattttaagtttgtttgcttgctttgttTGCTATGCTtttcattgtattatattttagtgCACTGTTGTTGAGAAGAGCACACACAGTTTCATTGTACTCTTTCTGTGCAGTGGCaataaattctattctattctattctattctattctattctattctattctattctattctattccctTACCAATCTctctcatttttccttttttcctaaagacaaaaaacaaatcagatgtAATGTTCTTTAGAAAGAGCGAATTCCCCCGTCTTGCAGACTTTTCTgtgaatgaaaatgtaaatatacagttTTACTCCATACTGTttaaaagcactgacactgcagactccttctacaaatactaaataaacatctcctcacagaaaacctcACTATAGGCACTAATGTCTATGTTCTTATCCTGTTTATCTGGAGAATCCATTATACAATGCCCTGGTAATGGACTGGAATGAGTAATCATTACTTTGCTTTGCAGATGCTACtatagtcagagctgctgttatagccACGTgggaccaatcagatttgaaaaTGTAATAGTGCTCTGCTATTACATAGTACTAACctcccttaaccctcaactgcttaTTTGTGTAAATAAGCTAAATCTAATCCCCTGTAAGTAAGgacatctgctaaatgccataaaAGTAAATGGAAGTTATGAATGAGTTCTAGCACATCATTCTCCTGAGTGATCTGGTTGATGTATAAGCTTGTGATTACAATCAGCTTTCAGTTTATCTGGTCTCAATATAATATGATAGCTTTAAGAGAAAtgacactttacatttattgaCACAGTCAGTGCCACAGTTAATGCCAAAACCTCAATTTTTAtcactatttatttaatgattataACCAGTACATTGTTAAAATTACTTAATTAAGAAGTAAATTAAAAGTTTCTCAATTTGATATAACAACAAAGCACAaaacacactataataatattataatgataataataattatcataatataattattataataataatataattataataataataataatgcacatggatatatatatatatataaattaataatgagCACTTGCTAATGTGGTATTTGCAACAGAAAAGGAGGAGActaataagaaataagaaaatcaaataaaaaaaactgtgtcCACTGAAGTATGCAGTCATGTGCTGAAACTTGTTTGGTTTTGGAGATTTGCAGAGTGCAggtttttaagattttttttaattattcaagACTTTTAACTAGTGAACAGATAATGCAAATTACCTGTATCATTGACTGTAATTAAGGTACAATAAAACTGTAGTAAAGAATATATAGTATGCATTGCTAACAATAATAAGCAACAAAAATTCTCATaagaatgtaaaaaaacaacaactgattAATAAAAAGACAAATCATGTCCCTAAACTGATGTAATTCTGATATAACTGAgcagaatataataaaataaatttcactGGTATTGGAGAAGATTTGAATCCTCAAAAGTTGGCAGGATTGGTGACTCTGACTTTCAGATTAACATCATCCACCtgataagaaaaaagaaagcatcTCTTAACATTCCTATTTGTTATAATGCAAATCTAAAAcctatttaaattatttttttagtaaatTGTGACTTGATTTTTTAAGGGTTGCATTTACAGATTTCCAGCAAATGTTACATTTAGCAAAATGTCGCTAAATATTGATAACATTGTCTTGGTTAATTACTGACGTTACCAAGCCTACTGAGGTCACACTATTCTGGGGTTGAACCTGTTTTTTAGTTCTATCTATTGAGTTTCCCTTAAACTCCTTTTAGTATTGTTTCTAATTACTGCTCACTGCTGGAGAAGATTGTGACTGTTAAATGCAGACCCTTCTATTTACCATGTAAATTCACAACTGTGTTTATAGTAAGTGCACATTCCCCCAATCGCCTATGCTAAGGAGACACTTTGTTAACTAAGGAGGCACTTTGTGTATTAGcaagctgcagaatgctcaacCCCTGATGGACTTTCTGTATTagtgagctgcagaatgctcaccctgaTGGACTATTTATTATTGCCAGAGATTTCAACCATGCAAATCTAAATTCTGTCAGCATGTGGAGTTTCCAATGAGAGGAGTGAATGTGCTGGATCTTGTATCTTCAAGATCATCACTACATGCACGAGtcagaagctgtggatgactACAAAGGTGCATGTGCTGCTGAAGACCAGAAACTCTGTCTTCAGAGCAGATGACACGGTGGCCCTAAGAACAGCAAGAGCCAAACTGTCCttagccatcagagaggcaaagTAAACACACGCTCAGAGAATCCACAGGCACTTCAAAGACAGATGGCGACACCCGGCACATGTGGAAGGGTATACAAGCGATCACTAACTACTGGACAACTTCACctaactacaggacaactcAGTCAGTCTGGAACCACAACTTAAACACCAACATAATGAGCACTGGGGTCCCTCACGCCCCCATTGACGTttactcatgactgtgcagcaatacACAACTCAGATGACATCATTTATTCTGCAGATGCCAAGGTTAGCATTAGGAAGAAaaatgagtcagcatacagagaggagctgcaacagctaacagcctggtatAGAGCCAGCAACCAGTCTCTGAACACTGACAAAATAAAAGTTATGGCTGTTGGCTACAGGAGAGAACAGAGCAtccattctctaacaaacattGACGGCTGGAGCTCATCAGAAGCACCGAATTCCTttgtgttcatctggcagagaacctTACCTGGTCACTGAACTCGTCACTTTCTACGAAGGcagaggaaagcccatctcccacCCCCATCCATACAACGTTTTACAGAGGGACtactgagagcatcctgagcagctacaTCACTGTCTGGTTTGGAAATTGCATGTCTAATATTGCAAGACCTTGCAGAATAAAGTGAGCACACCTgggaagatcatcagagtcccTCTTCTTTCAATCatacacatttaaaatatttattttatgttgtttcatttcatttatttgtcttttagtgtgttgtattgtctttctgcactgtctctaattttgcactgtttgcacaagGTTGCACAAGGTTATGTGGACAGGGAAATTTTACTTTTCAGttcttagttctgtgttgttcatgTAGCTCTGCATTCTTTAATGTAACACCAGGGTTCAGGagaagcatatatatatatatatatatgctctaattataaaattgtaaaaaatgacCTACTTCAGTAATGGCAATGGTGTTCATGAAGACCTGTCCATCAATGCAAATTGCATTCACATTGTGCACCGGTCTACGATGCTCAAAGGTGCAGTATTCCACGCCATCCACAATCACCTGCACAAATAAAGTGTAAGCTTATTTAATCCAAATGCTTAAAGTTTTTATCCTCTCATTTCTTTTCTACATAATACCACACCTCAAAGCATTCTGGATTAATAACCATGATGATATCAAAAGGTCCTCCTTTGACAAATGGGCCTCCTGGTTTCTCCACAAAATTCTCCCATTTCCCTTTCCTGCAGCTGTCAAGGGCCACTGAGGACATGCGGGGGTTGAAGTGGAAAGCGACGTCATGAAGGTACTTCGGCCCTGTCTGCAAATTTATTGCAAAACTGAAAGAAATTGCTTCAACAATTAATAGATGGTACCAGATTAgagtgagaatttttttttaactaatccATTGCATATTACCTATTAAAAATGTTGTAAAATGAATATACATTTATCGTACCGTTTACAATCTGATGGAACAACCCCTTGGAAGAACAAAGCCACACCAGGTCTCAAGCCTCCAGGGATTGATCCCAAATATGGTTTGTTCTGTTGTGATTAAGCATCATTCATGTTATAATGATAAATCTCTAATCAGGTggttatattattaaaaactgCATAAACCTGCAATCTTTTGGCTTGTTCATTCATTCTgaaaatgacatgaaaatactgaAGTTATCTTGATGAAGTTACTTACAGGGTTGCAGACTGGATGTCTCACATCAGACTGGATgtcaaatataataaaagaacATATGAGGAACatttaaagaatatttataGAACCTGTTTACTTCTTATTTATGACAAACCAAAGTGCTGTAAAGTTGGCATTGGCATACAAAAGGAAAACTGTAATAGCAAAATCTTGCAACACATCTTGCTACTTGATTTGCACAgttctttgttctttttatgttaaatcttaaattaaaaattaaaaatttaaatgtaaatgttaatgaatATAGAATTAatttgttgtgtaatgtgtgtaatgtgatttAGAGATCCATTTTGAACTGTTATTACTTACAGGACTGTTCATTATTTTAGTCCTTAGTTTATTAATTACGATGGGTCCAGAGAGGTTCTGTGGGAAAATAAATTATGTACAAAATATATCAATGAAAATagaatgaaaacaaatgaaagtctagatttttttttttttcattttacatgtagctattatattataattgtgtataataatatataatcttCACTAACCCACTGGTCGAGTGTCACAGTGAGCTTCCCATTAATGGTGAAGGGGACAGAATCACTGGCTTCACTTACTCCCACATTACTCACAGCTCTGTATCGAACCCAGTATTGTTCTTTTGGCTGTAGTccagtgagtgagaaggtgttCTCTGTATTTGATGTGTCTATGACTGTCCATTCCTCAGCATCAGTTGCTGAATCATTTGAAGGTGTCATCCTGTACTCAACTCTGAAGTGAACCGTCTCTCCAGTTGGGGATTTTGAAAGATTCAGGGTAACTTTTCCAATACTGGTCTTCACCACAGGTTTGGGAGGTTTGGATACAGGCTGAAACTTAGGATCTGTCAGAAGGCCATTCTGATATAGTCGGATGGAGATTCCTGGATTGCAGGGGTCAGATATGGAGGCAATGATGAATTTGACTCccttctcatttttatttgcttttgaaAAAGaggtaaaaagagaaagattcTGTTTCATCCTTGCAGAAATGTCAGAATTAAACCAAGGCTGTGCTGCTTGGAGAATGatatctctctcacttttttgcCCCAGCTTTGTAAATACTTCGGAGTTCTCAAGGTCTTGTAGAGCTGCTAGGTAGGTGTCATCATACTTCATAGATGTAAATGACAAACATACCACCATATCAACATCAAGAAACAAACTGACGAGTGACCCAGATGATTTCACAATTCTGACGTCCTTCAGTCCATTGGTACAGGAGCTCAGTATCTGTAATTCAGTTGTAATGTCATCTAACCAATTGTTCATGTTGATTGCATTGAAGGGTGATGTGTAATGGGTGTTCAGGATGTCCCACAGTGCCTTGTCCGCAGTTTCTTCTTTCTCACAGCGAATAGCTGGCAGCACTCTGCACAATGACTTCTGGAATGAACTTGTATAATTCCTATGTAATGCCTGAAACTTTAGCAACCTGTTTTTTA harbors:
- the LOC131346987 gene encoding verrucotoxin subunit beta-like, coding for MDSRCIKIAALGRPLYPGMLYDCRSDSFIPGVTLWNKNALLENLDVHKEPKTHLKFAASDSHSAKANLLDVNASLKASFLSGLVEVGGSAKYLQDTKSSEHQSRVTMQYSQTTKFEQLTMNELGNITYPQVFEQKTATHVITAVLYGVHVFMVFDYIKAENENKQEIQGNLHAVVKKIPNISINGQASLNLNGDEQKMAENISVTFYGDIELEETPTTYKEVLEVYKKVPALMKQQQDNGVPLTVWLYPLNLLDDKAAKLEREINLSLVYQIESLLEELSEIERKCNDLINRPITDDFPDVKNRLLKFQALHRNYTSSFQKSLCRVLPAIRCEKEETADKALWDILNTHYTSPFNAINMNNWLDDITTELQILSSCTNGLKDVRIVKSSGSLVSLFLDVDMVVCLSFTSMKYDDTYLAALQDLENSEVFTKLGQKSERDIILQAAQPWFNSDISARMKQNLSLFTSFSKANKNEKGVKFIIASISDPCNPGISIRLYQNGLLTDPKFQPVSKPPKPVVKTSIGKVTLNLSKSPTGETVHFRVEYRMTPSNDSATDAEEWTVIDTSNTENTFSLTGLQPKEQYWVRYRAVSNVGVSEASDSVPFTINGKLTVTLDQWNLSGPIVINKLRTKIMNSPSDVRHPVCNPNKPYLGSIPGGLRPGVALFFQGVVPSDCKRFAINLQTGPKYLHDVAFHFNPRMSSVALDSCRKGKWENFVEKPGGPFVKGGPFDIIMVINPECFEVIVDGVEYCTFEHRRPVHNVNAICIDGQVFMNTIAITEVDDVNLKVRVTNPANF